A genomic region of Nostoc sp. UHCC 0702 contains the following coding sequences:
- a CDS encoding YdeI/OmpD-associated family protein, with translation MPKFDDQLESIYASDRNCWRKWLLNNHLTSPGIWLIYYKVKSGKPSVKYSEAVKEALCFGWIDSKVKSLDEDRYQQIFTSRKPKSVWSKLNKQYIEELIEQGLMIQGGLEKIQQAKEDGSWNYLDAIEALTIPIDLKQALEANPKANFNFEAFSNSLKKNILFWVESAKRPETRLKRIEQAIISAAENRNPLSR, from the coding sequence ATGCCAAAATTTGATGACCAATTGGAAAGCATTTATGCTAGCGATCGCAACTGTTGGCGTAAGTGGTTGTTAAACAATCATCTGACTTCTCCTGGTATATGGTTAATTTACTACAAAGTCAAAAGCGGTAAACCAAGCGTTAAATACAGCGAAGCAGTTAAAGAAGCTTTATGCTTTGGTTGGATTGACAGTAAAGTTAAATCATTGGATGAAGACCGTTATCAGCAAATCTTCACATCTCGCAAACCCAAAAGTGTATGGTCAAAATTAAATAAGCAATATATTGAAGAGCTAATTGAACAAGGCTTAATGATTCAGGGAGGTTTAGAAAAAATTCAACAAGCTAAAGAAGATGGCTCATGGAACTATTTGGATGCTATTGAAGCGTTGACAATTCCGATAGATTTGAAACAAGCCTTGGAAGCAAACCCCAAAGCCAATTTTAATTTTGAGGCATTTAGTAATTCATTGAAGAAGAATATCCTATTTTGGGTTGAGAGTGCAAAACGTCCAGAAACCCGGTTAAAAAGAATTGAGCAAGCCATAATTTCAGCAGCAGAAAACAGAAATCCATTGAGCCGTTGA